The genomic stretch TAATCTTTAATTTTTTGCTTCAGTCTCATCGGTATCATCAATTTGTTTCCGGTATTAGCAGATACAACTGTTTCCAGTGGAAACATTTCCACTACAGCAGACAGCTGAGAGACTGAGTTAGCAACTACCTGGTGAATATAGCGGAGTTTTTAGCAGCTAaggagccagatatttccctcaagACCCGGTGTAGATCAATTAGCACAGCTAAACATTCACTGGGTGGCTATAATCACATGAtgcaaatgaatgctaatgttgcacCATCTACCTCCAAATGTGTAAAGAAGCACGTTTGTTAACACACATACCATTTTAACTAACCCCAAGTGGACAAAAGTAAATCAGTGCTGCTTTAACCCTCCCCCCAGTTATTTCAGAGAAATACAGCACCATGAAAGAACAGGATCATGTCTcttatttaaagaaataaaacaattctAATATTGATCAGTCCAAAATGCCAATAAATGGGTTGTTATGGGTTGCATCAAAGTGAGCTGGCGACTTTGAGATATAAACAATAGGGTTTTATGCAGCTGTCGTAGCTTCTTAGCTGTTGCTACGTGTAGTGTGGCTTGGGATGTTATTACTCGTGCAAGACAtgagcaaataaaataaattctgCTTTTCTGCTGAATTGTGTCTTTTATGTGAATTGTTTTATTCAGTAATACGCTTTTTCATGAAACGTAATGGTGCAAAAAATCATGCTTTACATTGTAACCGGCTGCTTCCACttgttttattcagtctgtCGTCTCCACTTGCTCGCTCCGTTTTATGCTTGCTTATGTAGTTTGTgttctttattgctttaaaTGACACCCACTCACTTTATAGTGGggtttttttatctttttttttttttttttttagcatcgTGCCAAGATGCAAGAGTTGAAAATGATCTCGCTGACAGTTACTGATATATTTACAGAAATGGTGATGGATTCTCTCTGTGAAAATAAACCAATTACCTAAAGTAGCATCAGCTTCATCTTCTTCTggtctccctcttcctcctcttccatttCTTATCAGCACCACCCACTGCTGTCATGCCCGAATCCCATATCCCCATCACTCCACCCCCATTCCTTCACCTTCCTTCATCTCACTTTAACACCTCAACCTCCTGAGGGCCCCCTTCCTCCATCCATACCGCCGTTCCCTCACGCTCTCTTGCTCTTCCTGCCCTAATCTACTGGcccgtctctccctccttccttcctaccACCCCTTGCTTTTTACTCCCCACCACTCCCTCCGCTACCCCTCCATCCATCAGGCTGAGTAATGGCCATCAGGGCAGGGAGTCACCCTGCAGCTGTCTGGGACAGacactgatcacacacacagtcactttGGGCTGAGGGCACAGCCATCCATTTTGTACATGGTCTCATCCGCCTCACAGCCCACTGTACTTTCTAGGCTGAAGCAATTACACGAGCCCAAGTGGTACAAATGAGGCCGATCACACTCAGCGGGGTTAAAGGGCGAATATATTGTGCTTTTAATACACAACTGTATCCTTACTGTTTGTGTATAACATTTTACAGCCCTATGAGCTGGGTGAATGAAGTAGGAGTGGGACAGTTATTAGCAGCAAATTGTATTTGCTGAGTATTGATCAGGTTTTCTCCTCAGCTTTGATTATTGCAACAATGAGAGTGACTGACTCCAGTGTCCgcatttgtattgtttgtttattgacCTATTCTGCTCTCTTTTACTGTTTCGCTGGCGTTTACGACTCTGGGGCTTCAGTACGCCTATGAGTTCACATCACAGAAATTAACAAGGTGCTTTTCTCTCTGTACTGATCACCGAGAGGGCATTAAAACCAGGCTCGGACTAATTTTCCTGAGTAGTAATTGTGTGTTTAAATCCAAAAACCACAGACTTCTGTTGACATGTTGAAAGAGTCTATACATCCCATTTACTAGTTTGTCATTGGACCACAACTCAGCTCTATTGCGGTCTCTGAAGTGCAGTTTTTAAGCAGGGACTGGGTACAGCGCCTGTCGAAGGGCACTGTAATAGGCTTGAGGTATATCCTTTGGGTGCTAACCCCCTTAATGATATCTTAATTGCCTTTTTGTTCATATTATGAAATTTTAATGGCCTGCTGAGCTTTTACCTACAGACCAAGCCTTAGTCTGTTAGACCCTCACATCATGGCCGGTTATGATATCATTTGTCAAAAATTATGTCCCATTTGTCATTTTGGAGCCACTAAATTATAAATGCGCCACCACTAAAAGGAGAATGACCACTGATGTTGATCTTGCTCATGAGGAAACAACCAGGAATGAAGCCAAAGGCAGTTAACCAAAACctttttgtgtgtaaatatataatgtataatatTACCGTGTAGATTCATCACGGAAAGTACACTCATGTAAAGGCCCTTTAAAGCAACAATTTGTCATCTGTGGAAATACACATCACTATTCAAGTTTTTGCTATGATGTCAATGAGAGGATCACTATCCCTCTCATATCTGTGGGTTTAATGTGAAGCTACAACCAGCTTGTCAGCTTAtgttagcataaagactgggaaAAGGGTgaaactgttagcctagcttgaTTTAACGATAAAATAATCCATCTACCAGCACCCAAACCTACAGGAATTTGAAGCCAAAAGGACATGTTGACCAAACTCTGTACTCTCTCTCAGTTATAGAACATTGCATGATACACAGGAGCCCACAAAGTCTTTTCCCCGgtaagctaacattgtgaaagaaatgCTGTACGACCTGGATATGTTACAGCCCCACAAAATCACTTGTTTCAGTATCAGATTTTGATCCATTCAGtctgataacatttggaaagtcttgAAGAGCCGCATGATTAAACAAAGTCCTTTAAGGCAAGTCTCGCCACTCGGAAGCAATCTTGGCAACATCCCCAGCAGTTATTTTGGGCAAACAAAGCCAGGCTCCTATCTAAGTGAATGGGAAGAGAGCCATAACTTCACTTTCAATGGACATGAAGAGTGcgtgtgaaaaaaaagatgttcttTTGGAtggataaaacaaataaaagtgtaaaatgctaaaatggCTTGCCAAGTATGCTTGGGCTCCCAAGTAAAGTCtacgtgtgggaaacactggctGATATGTTTCTCTGTTTGGCTGCAATGAAGTGCATTATGGGTTTTTGGGGGGGAACAGGTGGGTGATGTGTCATACAACCACCATCTCTGGCGTTATAGAATTTTCTTTCCAAGATGCTTCCATTGGTCAGTCTCTTCTTTCATAATGTCTCTGGATTAAACTACTTAATTTCAATTCAAGTTAGCAGAGGGCTAAACTGACACTTACCTGGCACCAAGTCTCAAGTACCCAAACTCGAAGGGTCGCACAATGCAGAATGTGTAGGATGCGGTTGGTGTTACACCAGGAAGTTGAACTTCTTTGGTTTCATGTGTCACTGAGCAACTTTCAGAAATGCACCTGTACAGGTCACAGAGCATGGCAGACATTGTTGGCTTGCCATGGCTGCAAAAGCAAAGGTGTAATTAATAACAAGAGAAGCCACTGTATTCCATTTAGGTGAGCTGGTTTCAGGGTCCTGATATTGTGCATGCTGGCACACCCTCCAGGCTTACTGAGACACCTGATAGAGcagagccatcattaatgtATTCAGTTTCGTTTGTACTTTTCCAGCAATGACAAGTCAGGGTTTCCGCTGTGAAAAAGGTCTATTAATATGTGCTGTTTGGCAGAGTAGTTTTTACCTCAGGACAGAATCAGGCTAGCTGTTCCCCCCTGCTTCCTTTATGCTAATTGAGCTAGGCTAACCGGCTCCTGGCTGAGGCTCCATTTTACCTGACAGATgcgagagtggtatcaatcttctcatgtAACTCTCGGCAAGGAAGGCAATTAGgtcatttcccaaaatgtctaTTTAAAGCTATTGCTGTCAGTGCATTGTTCAAGAATAAATCTTATGATACTGCAGATGGTTATTTGCTACTATTGATGCCCATTTTGGTGATGATCAAAAAAACGCTGAAAGTCTTAAAAGCCCTGTAGAGGTACACTCACAGATGTGGTCACATCTTTCGGTTGATTAGATCTCCGTGCACAGACCGCTGTTGACTGACATGTCCTTCACTCTACCTGGGAAATATAACACCTTTGTTAGTATTATGGGCCTTTTTCACAGAAGCCAATTTGACATGTCACCTTAGGAAAAATCCCAGGTGTAAATgatgaaattaatgtttttcactacGCTGGGTCTGTGTCACACTGTCATCGAGCCATTGTTAATGGTATTAGTAACACCTGCGCTTTTTCCTGGGCACGTCACACCAATGGGTGTTATGGGTGTTGTGACACCCGCACCTTCACAGAAACGTAATTCCACTGCCCACGTTATACCTGCTGCAGTCACTGATGAAATGCAAGCTAGATAAGCGACACCTATTGGTCATGTCAGATTGGTTGAACGGCTGTCCAGCCAATCGCAGGCAAGTAGTTTGTATCATGGCTAAAATAAGGAAAACATGCTACATTAAAGTCTTATTCTTATATTATTGtgaatggtgtttttttttttttagacactGACACATCTTTATACTatgtaatgtaaaaatgcaGACACATTTTGAAGTCTTAATTATACACATGTGTTGGTGAAAATATGTAGAAATGCATagcatttatttgatttggCATGTTTGGAGACTGGATCAGACCCTTTTCACGGCAGACATTTCAACAtgtcaaagcagaaaaaagaaCAGGTGgaactaataacattaatgaagGCTGCATTCCACACAGGTGAGCCACTTCCAGGGCTCTGGCTTTGTGCATGCTCACTCACTGACATGGCTTACTGGGACACTGGAGTAGAATGGAGCCATTGTCAACGTTATTGGTCACACCTGTGCCTTTCCTGCTTTGAAAGGTCAAATTATGTGCAGTGAAAAGGGTCCACTGGGGCCAAACGCAGGGGTTGCAGTGCCTACGTCCCGAACCCTAGAACCCACACACCTCTCTTTCCACTAACAGGACTCACACTGGCTGCAGCTGTTTGTACAGAGAGTTGTGTGACTTCATGTAATTCCCTGCACAGTTCCACCACAAATCAATCTGACCAGAGGTCTAATTAGCCACAGTGATTGAAAGCACATGTGGTCATGTGCAGGGACTTTATAAccacacatgtaaaaaaaaaaaaagaaaaaaaaaggggtacACCCAAAAAAACAAGTACGACTAGTGGCTTCAAAGTATAGGCTTAAAGTTCTAATTCACTGTGTTTGTATTAATCTGTGACATATTTAAGAAGCACACATGTTTTAGCACCTCCGTTATGCAGGCTTCATTGTTGCCACAGGTCAACCTCCATTAAACAGGTCAGTAGTGTCAGGCAGTAGCTACCACTGAGGACACCAGAGTTCTATCAGCATTGTTAAATCTGAGAATTTGGTCATTTCATTGACCTGAGGAGTAGTTTACATTCTGcagctgcaaaaacaaaagtacacATGGAGAGTAGTGTTGACACTGACGgcaagatttgttttttgtttttttttgtaaaagataATTGCAATAGTGAGTGTGTAGTGAGTGTGTGCACAACAGCATTTAAGATAAATTACTTCTGACTATAGTCAGAAGAGTGGGAGGAGGCGGTCTgtgtggacagtgtgtgtgtgcgtgtgtgtgtgtgtgtgcgtgtgcgtgggCTTGCTGTCGGAAACAAGAGAGCGTGAGAAAGCCCAGCTGGTATCAGAATCGATActtctgaaaatgtaatttgaaaCTGTTTAAAATATTCTGTATTGATATTTATCGATGAAAATCAACACCTTTAGGGCTCATTCTGAAACTCCTGTGTCTCTTTCTTTGAATATAACTGTGTAAGACAACAATCTTCAAAGTTAAAGTAGGCACACCGTTGCACTGGGAGATTAATTTCACACAATATAACAGCTTAATTAATGAAGACACTTCAAAGATTTGAAGGATTTGAGATTTTGGCTTATAGTCAACATTTATTAGGTGGGTTGGAGGACACAACCGGGATTTGAATGAATTGCTCCGTCTTTCTACGGCCCCGATCATCAGGAAActaggagaggaggaagagcagattTCAGTTGAAAGAAATGGAATGTAATAGTCTACATTTACTCAGTTAAGTTCAATATTTTGTACCTAACTTGACTAAACTTCCATTTTTGCTGCACTTTACTTCTACTTCTGCTCCATTGCATTGTACTTTACCCTGATACATGTAGCCTAGTTAGTTGTTAGAGTGCGTATTAATATcaattttaataaaacacacgACCAGCTTTCAAAATATGCATTGTTAAAGGCGCTACTGTGAGAAAAGTCGacttttgagtctcattcagaAACGAGTTGGCACTGAGACGCAAAAATCAACTCTCTCTTACAACTTTTGATAAAGCAACTTTATAAAATCTTAAATCTATCTCAGCTAGCAACAATGGGCGAGGTAAAATGAGACTTAATTGTGTCAGTAATAGTGATCCTCACTGGGCCGTTCGTCTTCACAACACTTTAACTTTTTGCACTTTAAACACATGTATCTCATAATGCCATCACGTGTTAAATTGCTGTGAGTGAGATGAAACTTGATCTGAATGGACTTCTGCTGCTCGGCTACAAATCAGCATGGTCAAATGAAGAGACAgtcacagagaaataaaaaaaaaaaaaaaaaaaaaaactctattaGATTACTGTTGTGACTAATGTCTTCCTCTGCAGGTGTCAGCGGTGGGTGCAGTAGTATTCGGAGGCGGAAACGTATGCGCTGCACTTAATTAAGgaacaaaaaataataagatCCACAATCAtgcttgtgttgtttttctagATATTTGTGAAACAAGTTTCCGGTGGCCCCTCACATCATCTCTAGGAATttctttagctttttttttttttttttttttttccaaaaaagggaaagagggCAGACGCGAGGGGGCGACGTTGGTCTCTGTAACACCctgacagagagggggagagagggagaggagagagagagagagagagagagagagatccgaCTCCGGTGTCAGCTCGATTCAGTCACACAGCTCCGGCTCAGACATGGGTGGAAATTCATCCAACGTCTCCTCTTTGTTTCTTCTGACTTGTATGGCGAGATGCAGAATCGCCGAATCACTCGCTGTTTAATCCGGCGCACAATGGCCACGTCGCTTTGCATTACGGCCCGACATTGTTGCGCTCCCGTCTATTACATTCGGAATTACAGACTTATGTTAATTAGCTTCAATTACGCTcgttttcatctttttgtcaTCATCCCTCCGAATGCCGCGCAAGTAGTTAGACCCCCACTATTCCGCGGCTCCATAACTCCCCCAACCCcccatttgcatatttaatttATGCTTTATGAATTAAATCAGCGCATGATGCAAGTGCATTTCAGTTAGGGCCAGCGCGTGAAGAGAAGGGGGGGTTAATGATAAGAATGGGAAGATAGGGGAACTAATAGGCTCCGGGCTATTAGCAACACGGTAGGACTAAAGCATCGAGCTTCATTACACTGAATTAAAGGAAGTCATGTGTGAGTCCTGATCCTCTGATGGAACCGGGGATCACACGACGACGCTCACACCGCaccaaagagagaaaaaaaagaaaaacactggagATATTACTTTGTTTGAaattgtttctctctctctctctctggtatAAACACACATCAGGGCAgaatatgagagagagagagagagagagagagagagaggacggcCGTGGCACTGTGGGGGTATTGCGTCACTTGCTGTCTTTACTTGCGCACGCTCTTTTTTACATGGTGGTCTTTGGCTGTgggcatctctctctctctctctctctctctctctctctctctctctctctcttttggttGTTGCTCCATTCTGACTCACGCGTTGGTATCAGAGCGCGGCTTTAATAGCAAACTGTTGAAAAATAATTGCGTCAAGGCCAACCTCACGGGAGTCGTTCTTTCTTTAAttgagcaaaaaataaataaataaaaaaaacaaacaaattgaaAAGCCTTTCGCCACCGTGGAGAAAATAGAATCATGGTCAGATTGTGCAGTACAATGATCTAAACTAGTCGCCCTCTCGTTTTCTGCACACATCCCCGTCGATGCCAACTGTCACCCGCTATTATTCGACTTTCTTAATTCACTGGACGcgtacaaaaaaagaaaagaaaaaaaaaacatttaatttccctGCTACAACTGAGGCTGGGgcctggagaggagaggaggagagaggaggagagaggagcgcAGCGGCACTTAACTGGTTTTGTTGTGAGGGCCCGATGCGCGCTCTGGCTGGCGTCGCGGAGCCCCAATCAGGTGCCATTACACCCGGTGTTTGAGAATACCATTGGCTGGTGGGGAAAGGAGCTGTGCGCAAAACCAACCCCGCTGCTCACACTCGCCTTACAGAAGCCGAGCTGAGAACATCATCCGCTTTGAGCGCTTAGGCGCAGTGATTACATCCTcgcagagagagatagagagaaagtCCTGTTATTCGCCAGTCTTTATTCACAAGTTGCATTTGTCGGAGGTTTCCGCGGTGCGTTAACAGgaggctttttctttttaccttgttttctttttttccccgctCGTGTGGAATTTCCCGTGCTTTTGTGTGACTTTATGTGAAGAAGGGGCAGTCTGTTCTGTGCACAGGGAGTGTTGGCTATGCGTCCTGGCTCCAGCCCGCAATGTTTGCGCTGACGCCAAAACTCACAGACCGGTGCAGAATTGATTAAAACAGAGGAGCTCGGATCAAATGGCTGTGCTTCTCACAGCTGAAACGACACAATGTCCCAGTGACccgaggcagaggagaggaatttcGCAGTCGGACAGCCTTGTTGCTGTTTATTTCACTGCCTTTTTACGGACAGAGCTGATGGGAAATGCTCGTTTCTTGTAAGAAAAAggaataacacttttttttttttttcccccccgtctTGAAGTGCACTttgtgagagggagaggagatgatCCGGTTAATATTCCTGCTCTCCATCCTGGATGGAGCTGTCTCCCAGCTACACTACTCCGTGCCAGAGGAGCAGGAGCCGGGCTCCGTGGTTGGGAATATCGCAGAGGATTTGGGGCTGGACATTACCAAACTTTCCGCTCGCCGCTTTCAGACGGTGCCTAGTTCACGAACACCTTATCTGGAGGTGAACTTGGAGAACGGTGCGCTCCTGGTGAAGGAGAAAATCGACCGGGAAGAAATCTGTAAGCAGACCATCCCGTGCCTACTGCACCTGGAGGTGTTTCTGGAGAACCCGCTGGAGCTCTTTCGCGTGGAGATCGAGGTGATGGATATCAACGACAATCCGCCCAGCTTTCCCGAGACCGACATTTCCGTGGAGATATCGGAGAGCGCCATCCCCGGGACCCGCTTCCCGGTGGAGAACGCATTCGACCCGGACGTGGGCACGAACGCGCTCAGCACATATGCCATAACGAATAATAACTATTTTTACCTTGACGTGCAGACGCAGAGCGACGGGAACAAGTTCGCGGAGCTGGTGCTGGAGAAGTCGCTGGACAGGGAGCAGCAGGCGGTGCACCGCTACGTGCTGACGGCGGTGGACGGGGGCATCCCGCAGCGGACCGGGACGGCGCTGCTGGTCGTTAAAGTTCTGGACTCGAATGATAACGCGCCCACCTTTGACCAGACTGTGTACTCGGTTAACCTGCGGGAAAACTCGCCCGTGGGCACTCTGGTTATCCAGCTCAACGCCACGGATGTTGACGAGGGACAGAACGGGGAGATAGTTTATTCCTTCAGCAACCACAACGCCCCGCGGATAAAGGACTTATTCAACATCGATGCCAGAACAGGTAGGATAGAGGTGGCGGGTGAGGTGGACTACGAAGAGAGCAGTACGCACCAGATTTACGTCCAGGCGAAAGATCTGGGAGCTAACGCGGTCCCCGCGCACTGCAAAGTGCTGGTCAAACTCGTGGACGTGAACGACAACACACCGGAGATCGGTTTCAGTACTGTGACTGAATCCGTAAGCGAGCAGGACGCCCCGGGCACCGTGATCGCACTTTTCAGCGTCTCGGACCGGGACTCCGGCGAGAACGGACACATGAGCTGCGAGATCTTAGGAGACGTCCCTTTCAAGCTGAAATCCTCTTTTAAAAACTACTACACCATCGTGACGGACGGGCCGCTGGACAGAGAGAACACAGACGCCTACACCATCACCGTGGTGGCCAAAGATAAGGGTCAGCCTTCGCTCGCCACCAGCAAGTCCATTAAAGTGCACGTCTCCGATGAGAATGACAACGCGCCCCGTTTTACGCAGGCGGTTTATGATGTGTATGTGACTGAGAATAATGTGCCCGGTGCTTTCATCCACGCTGTGAGCGCTTTGGACCCTGATGTAGGACAGAACGCTCTTATTACCTACTCCATATTGGAGTGTGACATACAGGGCATGTCCGTGGACACCTATGTGTCCATAAACCAGGACACCGGCTACCTTTACGCGCTGCGCTCTTTTGATTACGAGCAGCTGAAGGAGTTTAGTTTCATGGTCCAGGCTAAAGACTCTGGTGCCGCTGAGCTCTTCTCCAATGCCACTGTAAATGTGATCATAGTCGACCAAAACGACAACGCTCCCACTGTAATAGCCCCCATCGGTAAGAACGGCACAGCCAAAGAGCACCTGCCGCGCTCCGCGGAGCCCGGCTACCTGGTGACCCGCATCGTTGCCATGGATGCGGATGATGGCGAGAACGCACGGCTGTCCTACAGCATCCTGCGGGGCAACGAGATGGGGATGTTCCGCATGGACTGGAGGACAGGAGAGCTGAGGACAGCCCGCAGGATCTCTCCCAAGCGGGACCCGCAGGGCTACTACGACCTGCTGATCGAAGTGAGGGACCACGGGCAgccccctctgtcctcctcggCCAGTGTGAGCGTGATGTTAGTGGACAGCGTGGTCGAAGGCCGCAGCGGGGATCGCGGCTCGGCCTCCAAGGCGAAGGAGACCTCCCTCGACCTCACCCTCATTCTCATCATCGCCTTGGGCTCCGTGTCCTTCATCTTCCTGCTGGCCATGATCGTGCTGGCCGTGCGCTGCCAAAAGGACAAGAAGCTCAACCTGTACACGTGCCTGCTGGCCGGCGACTGCTGTATGTGCTGCAGCTCGTGCTGCAGCAGGCAGGCCCGCGGCCGGAAGCAGAAGAAGCTGAGCAAATCCGACATCATGTTAGTTCAGAGCACCAACGTGACGTCAGGGGTCGGGCCCGTGGGGCAGGTGCCCGTAGAGGAGTCCGGTGTGGGCGGCGTGGGAGGCGGCTTCGgctcccaccaccaccagaaccagaactccTACTGCTACCAGGTGTGTCTGACACCGGAGTCCGCCAAAACGGATCTGATGTTCCTGAAACCGTGCAGCCCGACCCGCAGCACTGACACGGACCACACCAACCCCTGCGGCGCCATAGTCACGGGTTACAGTGACCAACAACCGGACATCATATCCAACGGCAGTATTCTCTCTAATGAGGTAAGAGA from Sparus aurata chromosome 1, fSpaAur1.1, whole genome shotgun sequence encodes the following:
- the pcdh10a gene encoding protocadherin-10a isoform X1, producing MIRLIFLLSILDGAVSQLHYSVPEEQEPGSVVGNIAEDLGLDITKLSARRFQTVPSSRTPYLEVNLENGALLVKEKIDREEICKQTIPCLLHLEVFLENPLELFRVEIEVMDINDNPPSFPETDISVEISESAIPGTRFPVENAFDPDVGTNALSTYAITNNNYFYLDVQTQSDGNKFAELVLEKSLDREQQAVHRYVLTAVDGGIPQRTGTALLVVKVLDSNDNAPTFDQTVYSVNLRENSPVGTLVIQLNATDVDEGQNGEIVYSFSNHNAPRIKDLFNIDARTGRIEVAGEVDYEESSTHQIYVQAKDLGANAVPAHCKVLVKLVDVNDNTPEIGFSTVTESVSEQDAPGTVIALFSVSDRDSGENGHMSCEILGDVPFKLKSSFKNYYTIVTDGPLDRENTDAYTITVVAKDKGQPSLATSKSIKVHVSDENDNAPRFTQAVYDVYVTENNVPGAFIHAVSALDPDVGQNALITYSILECDIQGMSVDTYVSINQDTGYLYALRSFDYEQLKEFSFMVQAKDSGAAELFSNATVNVIIVDQNDNAPTVIAPIGKNGTAKEHLPRSAEPGYLVTRIVAMDADDGENARLSYSILRGNEMGMFRMDWRTGELRTARRISPKRDPQGYYDLLIEVRDHGQPPLSSSASVSVMLVDSVVEGRSGDRGSASKAKETSLDLTLILIIALGSVSFIFLLAMIVLAVRCQKDKKLNLYTCLLAGDCCMCCSSCCSRQARGRKQKKLSKSDIMLVQSTNVTSGVGPVGQVPVEESGVGGVGGGFGSHHHQNQNSYCYQVCLTPESAKTDLMFLKPCSPTRSTDTDHTNPCGAIVTGYSDQQPDIISNGSILSNETKHQRAELSYLVDRPRRVNSSAFQEADIVSSKDSGHGDSEQGDSDHDATNRGHSAGADLFSNCTEECKALGHSDRCWMPSFVPSDGRQGPDYRSNLHVPGMDATLPDTEVPSSVNLSEQLTMTSSTASSSDRSFSTFGKDGQRSQSHHSLHHHLHQQQQQYSSSTLERKEYDRGTLPYKPTFLCEYQYESSLGPYDFGLVQHRY
- the pcdh10a gene encoding protocadherin-10a isoform X2 — its product is MIRLIFLLSILDGAVSQLHYSVPEEQEPGSVVGNIAEDLGLDITKLSARRFQTVPSSRTPYLEVNLENGALLVKEKIDREEICKQTIPCLLHLEVFLENPLELFRVEIEVMDINDNPPSFPETDISVEISESAIPGTRFPVENAFDPDVGTNALSTYAITNNNYFYLDVQTQSDGNKFAELVLEKSLDREQQAVHRYVLTAVDGGIPQRTGTALLVVKVLDSNDNAPTFDQTVYSVNLRENSPVGTLVIQLNATDVDEGQNGEIVYSFSNHNAPRIKDLFNIDARTGRIEVAGEVDYEESSTHQIYVQAKDLGANAVPAHCKVLVKLVDVNDNTPEIGFSTVTESVSEQDAPGTVIALFSVSDRDSGENGHMSCEILGDVPFKLKSSFKNYYTIVTDGPLDRENTDAYTITVVAKDKGQPSLATSKSIKVHVSDENDNAPRFTQAVYDVYVTENNVPGAFIHAVSALDPDVGQNALITYSILECDIQGMSVDTYVSINQDTGYLYALRSFDYEQLKEFSFMVQAKDSGAAELFSNATVNVIIVDQNDNAPTVIAPIGKNGTAKEHLPRSAEPGYLVTRIVAMDADDGENARLSYSILRGNEMGMFRMDWRTGELRTARRISPKRDPQGYYDLLIEVRDHGQPPLSSSASVSVMLVDSVVEGRSGDRGSASKAKETSLDLTLILIIALGSVSFIFLLAMIVLAVRCQKDKKLNLYTCLLAGDCCMCCSSCCSRQARGRKQKKLSKSDIMLVQSTNVTSGVGPVGQVPVEESGVGGVGGGFGSHHHQNQNSYCYQVCLTPESAKTDLMFLKPCSPTRSTDTDHTNPCGAIVTGYSDQQPDIISNGSILSNETKHQRAELSYLVDRPRRVNSSAFQEADIVSSKDSGHGDSEQGDSDHDATNRGHSAGADLFSNCTEECKALGHSDRCWMPSFVPSDGRQGPDYRSNLHVPGMDATLPDTEVPSSVNLSEQLTMTSSTASSSDRSFSTFGKDGQRSQSHHSLHHHLHQQQQQYSSSTLERKEYDRGTLPYKPTFLSRKRIC
- the pcdh10a gene encoding protocadherin-10a isoform X3, whose translation is MIRLIFLLSILDGAVSQLHYSVPEEQEPGSVVGNIAEDLGLDITKLSARRFQTVPSSRTPYLEVNLENGALLVKEKIDREEICKQTIPCLLHLEVFLENPLELFRVEIEVMDINDNPPSFPETDISVEISESAIPGTRFPVENAFDPDVGTNALSTYAITNNNYFYLDVQTQSDGNKFAELVLEKSLDREQQAVHRYVLTAVDGGIPQRTGTALLVVKVLDSNDNAPTFDQTVYSVNLRENSPVGTLVIQLNATDVDEGQNGEIVYSFSNHNAPRIKDLFNIDARTGRIEVAGEVDYEESSTHQIYVQAKDLGANAVPAHCKVLVKLVDVNDNTPEIGFSTVTESVSEQDAPGTVIALFSVSDRDSGENGHMSCEILGDVPFKLKSSFKNYYTIVTDGPLDRENTDAYTITVVAKDKGQPSLATSKSIKVHVSDENDNAPRFTQAVYDVYVTENNVPGAFIHAVSALDPDVGQNALITYSILECDIQGMSVDTYVSINQDTGYLYALRSFDYEQLKEFSFMVQAKDSGAAELFSNATVNVIIVDQNDNAPTVIAPIGKNGTAKEHLPRSAEPGYLVTRIVAMDADDGENARLSYSILRGNEMGMFRMDWRTGELRTARRISPKRDPQGYYDLLIEVRDHGQPPLSSSASVSVMLVDSVVEGRSGDRGSASKAKETSLDLTLILIIALGSVSFIFLLAMIVLAVRCQKDKKLNLYTCLLAGDCCMCCSSCCSRQARGRKQKKLSKSDIMLVQSTNVTSGVGPVGQVPVEESGVGGVGGGFGSHHHQNQNSYCYQVCLTPESAKTDLMFLKPCSPTRSTDTDHTNPCGAIVTGYSDQQPDIISNGSILSNETKHQRAELSYLVDRPRRVNSSAFQEADIVSSKDSGHGDSEQGDSDHDATNRGHSAGADLFSNCTEECKALGHSDRCWMPSFVPSDGRQGPDYRSNLHVPGMDATLPDTEPAKGFASSFHVDLSETA